AATTCGCCGCTTCTTTGAATTTCTGATGCTCCTCGGCAAATTTACGGGTCAAGAGGAAAGCATCATTTCCGCATGCAATGAGTTGAACACCTAAGTCCAACCACTGTTCACCGCTCTCAAAGTCATTGACATAACAACCCAAAGCGATATTGTGCGTCTGTGTAAGTCTGATAATTTGTTTTATAGCGTCTAAAAGTAGCGGGTGGTCGAGTTCGCCGGAGATGCCCATAGATGTTGAGAGATCATAGGGACCGATGAATATAACGTCTAACTCGCCAGTGGTGAGAATGTCGTTCAGGTTTTCGACAGCTTTGACGGTTTCGATTTGCCCGATGGTGAGGATTTCCTGATTTGCGTTGCGTACGTATTCTCGGGTATCAAGTTTTG
This DNA window, taken from Candidatus Poribacteria bacterium, encodes the following:
- a CDS encoding aldolase/citrate lyase family protein, which gives rise to MKTSLKRGEILVGTFVLEFGGSAIATLLASAGADFMIADLEHSSFSIEAVGRIIRNARGSNLPCIVRVPALERHFISRVLDAGATGVMIPRVESREDIEKIKHWTKYAPEGDRGVAFGIGHTDYGDFTKLDTREYVRNANQEILTIGQIETVKAVENLNDILTTGELDVIFIGPYDLSTSMGISGELDHPLLLDAIKQIIRLTQTHNIALGCYVNDFESGEQWLDLGVQLIACGNDAFLLTRKFAEEHQKFKEAANSR